One window of the Eucalyptus grandis isolate ANBG69807.140 chromosome 6, ASM1654582v1, whole genome shotgun sequence genome contains the following:
- the LOC104449770 gene encoding trans-cinnamate:CoA ligase, peroxisomal, whose amino-acid sequence MDCLPKCEANFVSLTPLTFLKRAASVYADRTSVVYESARFTWAQTYERCLRFASCLRSFNVDKNDVVSVLAPNVPAMYEAHFAVPMAGAVLNAINTRLNAANIATILSHSGAKVFLVDCELVPLAREALAILAAKSGSHAAPRVILIDDINSPTGARLGEVEYEELIRRGDPAYAPEEVRDEWDPITLSYTSGTTSEPKGVVYSHRGAYLSTLSLILGWEMRSAPVYLWSLPMFHCNGWTFTWGIAARGGTNVCLRNPTAADMYRNIAAHGVTHMCCAPIIFNILLEAKPHERRENATPVEVLTGGAPPPAALLQKIESLGFHVTHAYGLTEATGPALVCEWQTRWDRLPAAEQAQLKARQGISILTLADVDVKHSQTMRSVPRDGKTMGEIVLRGSSIMKGYYKDPVETSKAFRNGWFFTGDVGVIHPDGYMEIKDRSKDVIISGGENISSVEVENVLYRHPRVREAAVVAMPHPRWGESPCAFVAVKKNSAGKTDDVKEAEIISYCRKNLPHFMVPKKVEFMAELPKIPTGKILKAQLRAVAKKFVVSESNNCPSSSDKKTTSKEVATDLSRYSSGVQEQQVLALSRL is encoded by the exons ATGGACTGTCTCCCAAAATGCGAAGCCAACTTTGTGTCGCTCACCCCGCTCACTTTCCTGAAGAGGGCGGCCTCCGTCTACGCCGATCGCACGTCGGTGGTGTACGAGTCGGCTCGCTTCACCTGGGCCCAGACCTACGAGCGGTGCCTCCGCTTCGCCTCCTGCCTCCGATCTTTCAATGTCGACAAGAACGACGTG GTGTCTGTCCTGGCGCCCAACGTACCGGCCATGTACGAGGCCCACTTCGCCGTTCCGATGGCCGGCGCCGTCCTCAACGCCATCAACACCCGCCTCAACGCTGCCAACATCGCCACCATCCTCAGCCACTCCGGCGCCAAGGTCTTCCTCGTCGACTGCGAGCTCGTGCCCCTTGCCCGCGAGGCCCTCGCAATCCTCGCCGCCAAATCTGGGTCCCACGCCGCCCCCAGGGTCATCCTCATCGACGATATCAACTCGCCAACTGGGGCCCGGCTGGGCGAGGTGGAGTATGAGGAGCTCATCCGGCGGGGCGACCCGGCCTACGCCCCTGAGGAGGTCCGAGACGAGTGGGACCCAATCACGCTGAGCTACACCTCCGGTACGACGTCGGAGCCCAAGGGGGTGGTGTACAGCCACCGTGGCGCATACCTGAGCACCCTCAGCCTGATCCTCGGGTGGGAGATGCGGAGCGCGCCGGTGTATCTCTGGTCGCTGCCGATGTTCCACTGCAATGGGTGGACCTTCACGTGGGGCATCGCTGCCCGTGGAGGCACCAATGTGTGCCTCCGGAACCCCACCGCCGCCGACATGTACCGGAACATCGCCGCGCATGGCGTCACCCACATGTGCTGCGCCCCCATCATCTTCAACATCCTCCTCGAGGCCAAGCCCCATGAGCGCCGTGAGAACGCCACCCCCGTGGAGGTCCTCACCGGCGGTGCCCCCCCGCCGGCGGCGCTGCTCCAGAAGATCGAGTCGCTCGGGTTCCATGTCACTCACGCGTATGGGCTCACGGAGGCCACCGGACCGGCCCTCGTCTGCGAGTGGCAGACCAGGTGGGACCGCCTGCCTGCGGCAGAGCAGGCGCAGCTCAAGGCCCGTCAGGGGATCAGCATACTGACGCTTGCCGACGTAGATGTCAAGCACTCGCAGACGATGAGGAGTGTCCCACGCGATGGGAAGACCATGGGGGAGATCGTCCTCCGCGGCAGCAGCATCATGAAGGGATACTACAAGGACCCAGTGGAAACATCCAAGGCCTTCCGGAACGGGTGGTTTTTCACCGGAGACGTCGGCGTCATCCACCCGGACGGTTACATGGAGATCAAGGACCGGTCGAAGGACGTGATAATCTCCGGCGGCGAAAACATTAGCAGCGTGGAGGTCGAGAACGTGCTGTACCGGCACCCCCGGGTCCGGGAGGCAGCGGTGGTGGCGATGCCACACCCACGGTGGGGGGAGAGCCCCTGCGCCTTCGTCGCCGTCAAGAAGAACTCCGCCGGAAAAACGGACGACGTGAAGGAGGCGGAGATCATATCGTATTGCCGGAAGAACCTTCCTCACTTCATGGTGCCGAAGAAGGTGGAGTTCATGGCGGAGCTGCCCAAGATCCCCACCGGAAAAATACTCAAGGCTCAGCTGAGGGCGGTGGCGAAGAAGTTCGTGGTGTCGGAGAGCAACAACTGCCCGTCGTCGTCCGACAAAAAGACTACGTCCAAGGAAGTCGCGACGGATCTATCGCGATACAGTTCTGGGGTGCAAGAGCAGCAGGTCCTTGCCTTGTCTCGCCTTTGA